The region CTCCCGACCCGCATCCTGAGGAATGGTGGTGCGCCTGGCGGTTTACCATTTAAATGTTCTAAAACAGGCCGACCTGGTTATAGATGAAAGAAAGGGGCAGAATATCTACTATTCCCTTAATACCAGCGTTTTTGACGAGGTAATAAAGTGGTGTTTGGATTTGAAAGAAGCCGTAAGGGGGGAAGAGAAGTGAATGATTTTCCAGTACGTCACCATTGGCCGTCAGTAGTTTTGATTATTTTTGCTTTCCTGTTAGGTTTGGCTTTATATCCTCAGTTACCGGACCTGGTACCGAGCCACTGGAACTGGAAGGGACAGGTCGATGGGTATATGAGTAAAACATTTACCATTGTTTTATTCCCCCTGCTAATGCTCGGTACTTATCTACTTATGACCTATCTGCCGGCTGTGGATCCGGGAAAAGCCAACTACCCCAAATTCCGGCGTTTTTATGAAATGTTCCGCTTCATTTTAGTCCTGTTTTTTATGGTAATCTACTTCCTCGTACTGGCGGCAGGGATGGGGTATAATCCGGCCATTTCATTATGGGTTCCCTTAATGATTTCTCTAATGTTCATTGTTACAGGCAATTATCTGAGCAAAGTAAGGCACAATTACTTTTTCGGGATA is a window of Calderihabitans maritimus DNA encoding:
- a CDS encoding SdpI family protein produces the protein MNDFPVRHHWPSVVLIIFAFLLGLALYPQLPDLVPSHWNWKGQVDGYMSKTFTIVLFPLLMLGTYLLMTYLPAVDPGKANYPKFRRFYEMFRFILVLFFMVIYFLVLAAGMGYNPAISLWVPLMISLMFIVTGNYLSKVRHNYFFGIRTPWTLADETVWRKTHRAAGMAFVLAGIIGLLSLLLPGIFKMLVFLGALVAAVLYSIIYSYLVYRGLYE